One window of Xanthomonas sp. 10-10 genomic DNA carries:
- a CDS encoding DUF2628 domain-containing protein has protein sequence MDTFDRTQLSPKWQFRFDFFDRHGGPKDPAYKEALKTLPFGEKLKVGMNFYALFFGFIYFFILGLWRKALGLIGIGLVVGIIASFLPGSLGNALSIPLALLAGMSANYAYYLDKVKGSTSFNPFEGMRW, from the coding sequence ATGGACACCTTTGACCGCACCCAGCTCAGCCCCAAGTGGCAGTTCCGCTTCGACTTCTTCGACCGTCACGGCGGCCCCAAGGATCCTGCCTACAAGGAAGCGCTGAAGACACTGCCGTTCGGCGAGAAGCTCAAGGTCGGCATGAACTTCTATGCGCTGTTCTTCGGCTTTATCTACTTCTTCATCCTGGGCCTGTGGCGCAAGGCGTTGGGCTTGATCGGCATCGGGTTGGTGGTGGGCATCATTGCCTCGTTCCTGCCCGGTTCGCTGGGCAATGCTTTGAGCATCCCGCTGGCCCTGCTGGCCGGCATGAGCGCCAACTACGCCTACTACCTGGACAAGGTAAAGGGCAGCACCAGCTTCAACCCTTTCGAAGGCATGCGCTGGTAA
- a CDS encoding glycerate kinase, translating into MKIVIAPDSYKESLSALEVATQIEAGFREVFPDWHYSKVPVADGGEGTVDALVAATGGRVIACTVSGPLGTPVPAFFGLTGDGRTAVIEMAAASGLALLPPAERAPLRTSTAGVGELILAALDAGARRFIIGIGGSATNDGGAGLAQALGVRLLDARGEAIGPGGGALAALARIETDGLDVRLQDCHFEVACDVDNPLIGPTGASAVFGPQKGATPSMVRQLDSNLQHYANLLQRDLGVQLHDLPGGGAAGGLGAALVAYLGAQLRPGVEIVAQALGLDALIAQADLVITGEGRLDSQSLHGKTPVGVARVAQRHGKPVIAIAGCLGNGAALLHGHGIDAMFAVVHRACTVEQALAEAAGNVRIAARNVAAALQVGRALAPAPAAGDGR; encoded by the coding sequence ATGAAGATCGTCATCGCCCCCGATTCCTACAAGGAAAGCCTGTCCGCGCTGGAGGTGGCCACCCAGATCGAGGCCGGCTTCCGCGAGGTGTTTCCCGATTGGCACTACAGCAAGGTGCCGGTCGCCGATGGCGGCGAGGGCACGGTCGACGCCCTGGTGGCGGCCACCGGCGGGCGGGTGATCGCCTGCACGGTCAGCGGCCCGCTCGGCACCCCGGTGCCGGCGTTCTTCGGCCTGACCGGCGACGGCCGCACCGCGGTGATCGAAATGGCCGCCGCCAGCGGTCTGGCGCTGCTGCCGCCGGCCGAGCGCGCGCCGCTGCGCACCAGTACTGCGGGCGTGGGCGAGTTGATCCTGGCCGCGCTGGATGCCGGCGCGCGGCGCTTCATCATCGGCATCGGCGGCAGCGCCACCAACGACGGCGGCGCCGGCCTGGCGCAGGCCCTGGGCGTGCGGTTGCTGGATGCGCGCGGCGAGGCGATCGGCCCCGGCGGCGGCGCGCTGGCGGCGCTGGCCCGGATCGAGACCGACGGCCTGGACGTGCGCCTGCAGGACTGCCACTTCGAAGTGGCCTGCGATGTGGACAACCCACTGATCGGCCCGACCGGCGCCTCGGCGGTGTTCGGCCCGCAGAAAGGCGCCACCCCCAGCATGGTGCGCCAGCTCGATAGCAACCTGCAGCACTACGCCAACCTCCTGCAGCGCGACCTCGGTGTGCAGCTGCACGACCTGCCCGGCGGCGGTGCGGCCGGCGGCCTGGGCGCGGCGCTGGTGGCATACCTGGGCGCGCAGTTGCGCCCGGGGGTGGAGATCGTGGCGCAGGCGCTGGGGCTGGATGCGCTGATCGCCCAGGCCGATCTGGTCATCACTGGCGAAGGCCGTCTGGACAGCCAGAGCCTGCACGGCAAGACCCCGGTGGGCGTGGCGCGGGTGGCGCAGCGGCACGGCAAGCCGGTGATCGCCATTGCCGGTTGCCTGGGCAACGGCGCCGCGCTGCTGCATGGGCATGGCATCGATGCGATGTTCGCGGTGGTGCATCGCGCCTGCACGGTGGAGCAGGCGCTGGCCGAAGCCGCCGGCAACGTGCGCATCGCCGCACGCAATGTGGCGGCGGCGCTGCAGGTGGGCAGGGCGTTGGCGCCGGCGCCGGCAGCCGGAGACGGCCGCTGA
- a CDS encoding dipeptidase, with protein sequence MTLYRLCTAIALSLAVAAPGHALEFSKAELARATALQQRLVTLDSHLDTPANLERPDFDVLQAHAGNRLSQVDYPRMVEGALDGGFWAVYTGQGNRSAAAHLDDRDAGLQRLLKIHTLLAAQPQRFAFATTPADAARIKADGKRVVYISMENASPLVADPTLLRFYYAQGLRLMSTVHFLNNEFADSATDPKGPEWKGLSPAGKQLVQQAQALGIVIDQSHASDAVFDQLIALSPVPIVLSHSGARAVFDHPRNIDDARLKVLAAHGGVIQVNSYGGYLVDSGASPERKAAEKALTEQYGGWEHIKIADGTALSAALKDLDARYPIKRATEEDFFAHLEHVLKVVGPEHVGIGMDWDGGGGVVGLEDVSDLPRITAWLLRKGYTEPQIAGIWGGNLLRVMGQAQAYAVGNGKSGVGK encoded by the coding sequence ATGACCCTGTATCGCCTGTGCACTGCCATCGCGCTGAGTCTGGCCGTGGCCGCACCCGGCCACGCGCTGGAGTTTTCCAAGGCCGAGCTGGCGCGCGCCACCGCGCTGCAACAGCGCCTGGTCACGCTGGATTCGCATCTGGACACGCCGGCCAACCTGGAGCGCCCCGACTTCGACGTCTTGCAGGCGCATGCCGGCAACCGGCTGTCGCAGGTGGATTACCCGCGCATGGTCGAAGGCGCGCTCGATGGTGGCTTCTGGGCGGTCTACACCGGGCAGGGCAATCGCAGTGCGGCCGCGCACCTGGACGATCGCGATGCCGGCCTGCAGCGGTTGTTGAAGATCCACACGCTGCTGGCCGCGCAACCGCAGCGCTTCGCCTTCGCCACCACGCCGGCCGATGCCGCGCGCATCAAGGCCGATGGCAAGCGCGTGGTGTACATCAGCATGGAAAACGCCAGCCCGCTGGTGGCCGACCCCACGTTGCTGCGGTTCTATTACGCGCAGGGCCTGCGCCTGATGAGCACCGTGCATTTTCTCAACAACGAGTTCGCCGACTCGGCCACCGACCCCAAGGGGCCGGAGTGGAAGGGCCTGAGCCCGGCCGGCAAGCAACTGGTGCAACAGGCGCAGGCGCTGGGCATCGTGATCGACCAATCGCATGCCTCCGATGCGGTGTTCGACCAGTTGATCGCGCTGTCGCCGGTGCCGATCGTGCTCTCGCACAGCGGCGCGCGTGCGGTGTTCGACCATCCGCGCAATATCGACGACGCGCGGCTGAAGGTGCTGGCCGCACACGGCGGCGTGATCCAGGTGAATTCCTATGGCGGCTACCTGGTCGACAGCGGCGCCAGCCCCGAGCGCAAGGCCGCCGAGAAGGCGCTGACCGAGCAGTACGGCGGCTGGGAGCACATCAAGATCGCCGACGGCACCGCCCTCAGCGCCGCGCTCAAGGACCTGGATGCGCGCTACCCGATCAAGCGCGCCACCGAGGAGGATTTCTTCGCCCATCTGGAGCATGTGCTCAAGGTGGTCGGGCCCGAACACGTGGGCATTGGCATGGACTGGGACGGCGGCGGTGGCGTGGTCGGCCTGGAAGACGTCTCCGACCTGCCGCGCATCACCGCCTGGCTGCTGCGCAAGGGCTACACCGAGCCGCAGATCGCCGGCATCTGGGGTGGCAACCTGCTGCGGGTGATGGGGCAGGCGCAGGCGTATGCGGTGGGGAATGGGAAATCGGGAGTGGGGAAGTAG
- a CDS encoding MFS transporter, whose product MTQASRPLPPSDGLGPTYRRILWRLIPFLFVCYLFNYLDRVNVGFAKLQMLGDLGMSETVYGLGAGIFFIGYLACGVPSNLILQRIGARRWVAIMMVSWGLLSTCLMFVRTPAGFYTLRLLTGAAEAGFFPGIVLYLTRWFPRAQHGRVMTVFMSAIPISGVLGGPLSGWILSHFSAGQGGLAGWQWMFLLQGLPTVLLGIGVWFLLSDGVQQASWLDPQEKQALTRALAADEAGKPAGASTSLGAVLRNPAVWMLGTVYFCIQSGVYAINFWLPSIIQGSGVTDPTRIGLMSAIPYLAAAVFMVLMGRSADRRGERRWHLVIPLLMGAAGLCIAASVTDNLGLALFGMTLATMGAVSGLPLFWPLTNGFLTAAAAAGGLALINSTGQVAGFVSPYLVGWIKDATHSTELALYVLAGAMLLGAALVLRVPARAVNQ is encoded by the coding sequence ATGACCCAAGCCTCCCGGCCCCTGCCGCCCTCCGACGGCCTGGGTCCCACCTACCGCAGGATCCTGTGGCGGCTGATCCCGTTCCTGTTCGTCTGCTACCTGTTCAATTACCTGGACCGGGTCAACGTCGGCTTCGCCAAGCTGCAGATGCTGGGCGATCTGGGCATGAGCGAGACGGTGTATGGATTGGGCGCGGGCATCTTCTTCATCGGCTACCTGGCCTGCGGGGTGCCGAGCAACCTGATCCTGCAGCGCATCGGTGCGCGCCGCTGGGTGGCGATCATGATGGTCAGCTGGGGCCTGCTCTCCACCTGCCTGATGTTCGTGCGCACCCCCGCCGGTTTCTACACCCTGCGCCTGCTCACCGGTGCGGCCGAGGCCGGCTTCTTCCCCGGCATCGTGCTGTACCTGACGCGCTGGTTCCCACGCGCGCAGCATGGCCGGGTCATGACCGTCTTCATGTCGGCCATCCCGATCTCCGGGGTGCTGGGCGGGCCGTTGTCGGGCTGGATCCTCAGCCACTTCTCGGCCGGGCAGGGCGGTCTGGCCGGCTGGCAATGGATGTTCCTGCTGCAGGGTCTGCCCACCGTGCTGCTGGGCATCGGGGTGTGGTTCCTGCTCAGCGACGGCGTGCAGCAGGCGAGCTGGCTGGACCCGCAGGAGAAGCAGGCACTGACCCGCGCGCTGGCCGCCGACGAAGCAGGCAAGCCGGCCGGTGCCTCCACCTCGCTGGGCGCGGTGCTGCGCAACCCGGCGGTATGGATGCTGGGCACGGTGTACTTCTGCATCCAGAGCGGGGTGTATGCGATCAATTTCTGGCTGCCCTCGATCATCCAGGGCAGCGGTGTCACCGACCCGACCCGGATCGGCCTGATGAGCGCCATCCCGTATCTGGCCGCGGCGGTATTCATGGTGCTGATGGGCCGTTCGGCCGACCGCCGCGGCGAACGCCGCTGGCATCTGGTGATCCCGTTGCTGATGGGCGCGGCCGGCCTGTGCATCGCCGCCAGCGTCACCGACAACCTGGGCCTGGCCCTGTTCGGCATGACCCTGGCCACGATGGGCGCGGTCAGCGGCTTGCCGCTGTTCTGGCCGCTGACCAACGGCTTTCTCACCGCCGCGGCTGCGGCCGGCGGGCTGGCGCTGATCAACTCCACCGGCCAGGTTGCCGGCTTCGTCAGCCCGTACCTGGTGGGCTGGATCAAGGACGCCACCCACAGCACCGAGCTGGCGCTGTACGTGCTGGCCGGGGCCATGCTGCTGGGCGCGGCGCTCGTGCTGCGGGTGCCGGCACGCGCGGTGAACCAGTGA
- a CDS encoding diguanylate cyclase, with product MNQRDTVASSTTREAQRLARLALLQVIDTDSEPFFDALAAAAQAIAGTPIALVSLVDEHRQWWKANIGLPGVSETARELAFCAYAIQSDAVMEVRDAPADPRFCDNALVTDAPGIRYYAGAPIVLSDGLRMGTVCVIDQRPRHLEPAQLAALQQLAKVAAEGLEQRREMLERADTNARLQQRLRESEAFLERTGRVAGVGGWEVDVGTNTLTWSNETCRLHDLPPGYQPTLGEAIAFYPLEARAVITEAVDACVNEGIAWDLELPLISSTGRHLWVHSTGAVEHVDGRMRLVGAIQDVTDRHRAVDALAASERKFRKMFQYSLGLICTHDMEGRLISVNPAAARSLGRSVEEMEGRSLFELIRPERHGGLRGYLSRMVLDGQDSGVIELVAGDGSLRHWKYHNVLDVEADATLVLAHAQDITNQYQQEKQLLEWSFTDPLTNCSNRRLLDDLDRRDASVRWGCVVVDLDKFKLVNDTYGHQRGDEVLVQMAWFLNDPLRRQDHLVRLGGDEFLVLLHQASEQQLQGLVRTYLAAGDNAPIQFTLGTALRQEGEALTAVVDRADHALYARRRARRGTGVSQQR from the coding sequence TTGAATCAGCGCGACACCGTTGCGTCATCCACCACCCGCGAAGCGCAGCGTCTGGCGCGGCTGGCGCTGTTGCAGGTGATCGACACCGACTCCGAACCGTTCTTCGATGCGCTGGCGGCGGCCGCGCAGGCCATCGCAGGCACGCCGATCGCGCTGGTGTCGCTGGTGGACGAGCATCGGCAATGGTGGAAGGCCAATATCGGCTTGCCCGGCGTGTCCGAGACCGCGCGCGAGCTGGCGTTCTGCGCCTACGCCATCCAGAGCGATGCGGTGATGGAAGTGCGCGATGCGCCGGCCGACCCGCGCTTTTGCGACAACGCCTTGGTCACCGATGCGCCCGGCATCCGCTATTACGCCGGTGCCCCGATCGTGCTGTCCGACGGCTTGCGCATGGGCACGGTGTGCGTGATCGACCAGCGCCCGCGTCACCTGGAGCCGGCCCAGCTGGCGGCCTTGCAACAGCTTGCCAAGGTCGCCGCCGAAGGCCTGGAGCAGCGCCGCGAGATGCTCGAGCGCGCCGACACCAATGCCCGGCTGCAGCAGCGGCTGCGTGAGAGCGAGGCGTTCCTGGAACGCACCGGGCGGGTGGCCGGCGTGGGCGGCTGGGAAGTGGACGTTGGCACCAATACGCTGACCTGGTCGAATGAAACCTGCCGGCTGCACGACCTGCCGCCGGGCTACCAGCCCACCCTCGGCGAAGCCATCGCGTTCTATCCGCTGGAAGCGCGCGCGGTGATCACCGAGGCGGTGGATGCCTGCGTCAATGAGGGCATTGCCTGGGATCTGGAGCTGCCGTTGATCAGCAGCACCGGTCGCCACCTGTGGGTGCACAGCACCGGCGCGGTGGAACATGTGGATGGCCGCATGCGCCTGGTCGGCGCCATCCAGGACGTCACCGACCGGCACCGTGCGGTGGATGCGCTGGCGGCCAGCGAACGCAAGTTCCGCAAGATGTTCCAGTACAGCCTGGGGCTGATCTGCACCCACGACATGGAGGGCCGGCTGATCAGCGTGAATCCGGCGGCGGCGCGCTCGCTGGGCCGCAGCGTGGAAGAGATGGAAGGCCGCTCGCTGTTCGAGCTGATCCGCCCGGAGCGACATGGCGGCCTGCGCGGCTACCTGTCGCGCATGGTGCTGGACGGCCAGGATTCGGGCGTGATCGAACTGGTGGCCGGCGATGGCAGCCTGCGTCACTGGAAGTACCACAACGTGCTCGACGTGGAAGCCGACGCCACCCTGGTCCTGGCCCACGCCCAGGACATCACCAACCAGTATCAGCAGGAAAAACAGTTGCTGGAATGGTCGTTCACCGACCCGCTGACCAACTGCTCCAATCGCCGCCTGCTGGACGATCTGGACAGGCGCGATGCCAGCGTGCGCTGGGGCTGCGTGGTGGTGGACCTGGACAAGTTCAAACTGGTCAACGACACCTACGGCCATCAGCGCGGCGATGAAGTGCTGGTGCAGATGGCCTGGTTTCTCAACGATCCGCTGCGCCGCCAGGACCACCTGGTGCGGCTGGGCGGCGACGAATTCCTGGTGCTGCTGCACCAGGCCAGCGAGCAGCAGCTGCAAGGGCTGGTGCGCACCTACCTGGCCGCCGGCGACAACGCGCCGATCCAGTTCACGCTGGGCACGGCCTTGCGGCAGGAAGGCGAAGCGCTGACCGCGGTGGTCGACCGCGCCGACCATGCGCTCTACGCGCGCCGCCGCGCGCGCCGCGGCACCGGTGTCAGCCAGCAGCGATAG
- a CDS encoding sugar diacid recognition domain-containing protein, whose product MLTLDRTLAQSIVDRAMTILDGNVNVMDHTGVIIASGEPARLGQLHEGALLVLSRQGRVEIDAALAQQLDAVRPGVNLPLIADGRIVGCVGLTGDPQRIGQQAELVRMAAEAMLEQAGLLRLLARDARLREEVTLGLIRADGPTPALAGWAERLGIALDLPRVAAVIEVESDTLDLDAMLVELQRLHTLLSTPERGNLIAATALNELVVLKPALDRRGHWDVDEQRRRAHSLLERMRASSPLRIRLALGQYFPQPGGLALSHQIARTTMRIGKARAPQADAFFYDDHRLPVLVDDLRQAWQAEELRKPLQALLAQDRRGDLLQTLSVWFGAGMRMASTAKTLAIHRNTLDYRMQRIAELCGVDLRNTDDCVRLYLALQMRDDGAAPQADAHT is encoded by the coding sequence ATGCTCACGCTCGACCGCACCCTGGCGCAGTCCATCGTCGACCGCGCGATGACCATCCTCGACGGCAACGTCAATGTGATGGACCACACCGGCGTCATCATCGCCAGCGGCGAGCCGGCGCGCCTCGGTCAGCTGCACGAGGGCGCGCTGCTGGTGCTGTCCAGGCAGGGCCGGGTGGAGATCGATGCGGCGCTGGCGCAGCAACTCGATGCAGTGCGCCCCGGCGTCAACCTGCCGCTGATCGCCGATGGCCGCATCGTCGGCTGCGTCGGGCTCACCGGCGACCCGCAGCGGATCGGGCAACAGGCCGAACTGGTGCGCATGGCCGCCGAAGCCATGCTGGAGCAGGCCGGCCTGCTGCGCCTGCTGGCCCGCGATGCGCGCCTGCGCGAGGAAGTCACGCTCGGCCTGATCCGCGCCGACGGCCCCACCCCGGCACTGGCCGGCTGGGCCGAACGGCTGGGCATCGCGCTGGACCTGCCGCGCGTGGCCGCGGTCATCGAAGTGGAAAGCGACACCCTCGACCTGGACGCCATGCTGGTGGAACTGCAGCGCCTGCACACGCTGCTGTCCACGCCCGAGCGCGGCAACCTGATCGCCGCCACCGCGCTCAACGAACTGGTGGTGCTCAAGCCCGCACTGGACCGCCGCGGCCACTGGGACGTGGACGAACAACGCCGCCGCGCGCACAGCTTGCTCGAGCGCATGCGCGCCAGCAGCCCGCTGCGGATCCGCCTGGCGCTGGGGCAGTACTTCCCGCAGCCCGGCGGGCTGGCGCTGTCGCACCAGATCGCGCGCACCACCATGCGCATCGGCAAGGCGCGCGCGCCGCAGGCCGATGCGTTCTTCTACGACGACCATCGCCTGCCGGTGCTGGTGGACGACCTGCGCCAGGCCTGGCAGGCCGAGGAACTGCGCAAGCCGCTGCAGGCGCTGCTGGCACAGGATCGTCGCGGCGACCTGTTGCAGACCCTGTCGGTCTGGTTCGGTGCCGGCATGCGCATGGCATCCACTGCCAAGACACTGGCCATCCACCGCAATACGCTGGATTACCGCATGCAGCGCATCGCAGAACTGTGTGGCGTGGACCTGCGCAACACCGACGACTGCGTACGCCTGTATCTGGCCTTGCAGATGCGCGATGACGGCGCCGCCCCGCAGGCCGATGCCCACACCTGA
- a CDS encoding GH92 family glycosyl hydrolase produces MLSAVSRATAASSLSCSWWRRAAAGLCLLGVTLAGPLAAQDPAQVNTFIGSKDDGNTFPGASAPFGLIQVSPIGAHYAGWRYDDPSIRGFGHSFLSGAGCWEQGGQVSVLPVTGSIGPGGDFDTSDAKAFDHKRYAARYTHDGEVGQAGYYKVRLTDYGGIDAEASALTRAAAERYTFAPGADTGHVLINVAQANDRHVVIGSQVQIVGDRVVEGKLVTQSFCGGHEYTTWFRLEFDRPFTAHGVWGEDGGVPGTRHGMGGELKPNGAWLSFPLGKGKHARAVTVISAISHVDAEGARNNLRADGMLGGKLLGLEQMRQRAQQAWRKELASLQLAGASADDRTVAYTALYHALLQPLTGSDADGRYRGFDDAIHRADGWTYYEYFSLWDTYRSQNQLLALMQPARARDIGRSLLAIHEQGGWLPRWGYANFDTNIMTGDPVTPFMVDLWRFGALQGNEAQAYAALRQNAFGQPPINSRHSGRSGNASYLANGYVQYDRAFPSKGMDVDPHHGGSATLEYALADCALAQMAQALGHPDDSALLRTRGGNWHNVWDAGVRDADTGFSGFPRPRLEDGSWYAPSDDHYSPRSQHGFHEGTAWQYQWLVQQDIPGMLQAMHGSEQAGKRLDAFFAYEDLLKDPLNGARTHWVVGPYSYYNQYRYNPNNEPDLHAPWMYTLIGQPWKTATVVRAAQQLFTNAPNGVTGNDDLGTMSAWYLFSALGLYPAVPGSGQFLLHAPRFKRATLELGNGKRLRIDAPGADGRALQYVDSVRFNGRPQRQVFLDWAQLQQGGTLSVALTRQAPTQGWGTQADARPTSFCATPAAAQ; encoded by the coding sequence ATGTTGTCTGCCGTGTCCCGTGCCACCGCTGCATCGTCCCTGTCCTGCTCCTGGTGGCGCCGCGCCGCCGCCGGCCTGTGCCTGCTCGGCGTCACGCTGGCTGGCCCGCTGGCTGCGCAGGACCCGGCACAGGTCAACACCTTCATCGGCAGCAAGGACGACGGCAATACCTTTCCCGGCGCGTCGGCCCCATTCGGCCTGATCCAGGTCAGCCCGATCGGCGCCCACTACGCCGGCTGGCGCTACGATGACCCCAGCATCCGCGGCTTCGGCCATTCGTTCCTGTCGGGGGCCGGCTGCTGGGAGCAGGGTGGGCAGGTCTCGGTGCTGCCGGTCACCGGCAGCATCGGCCCGGGCGGCGATTTCGATACCAGCGACGCCAAGGCCTTCGACCACAAGCGCTACGCCGCCCGCTACACCCACGATGGCGAAGTCGGCCAGGCCGGCTACTACAAGGTGCGGCTCACCGACTACGGCGGCATCGACGCCGAAGCCAGCGCGCTCACCCGCGCCGCTGCCGAGCGTTACACCTTCGCGCCCGGCGCCGACACCGGCCATGTGCTGATCAACGTGGCCCAGGCCAACGACCGCCACGTGGTGATCGGCAGCCAGGTGCAGATCGTTGGCGACCGCGTGGTCGAAGGCAAGCTGGTCACGCAAAGTTTCTGCGGCGGCCATGAATACACCACCTGGTTCCGGCTGGAGTTCGATCGTCCGTTCACCGCGCACGGAGTGTGGGGCGAAGACGGCGGCGTACCCGGCACGCGCCACGGCATGGGCGGCGAACTCAAGCCCAACGGCGCCTGGCTCAGCTTCCCGCTGGGCAAGGGCAAGCATGCGCGCGCGGTGACCGTGATCAGCGCCATCTCGCACGTGGATGCCGAGGGTGCACGCAACAACCTGCGCGCCGACGGCATGCTCGGCGGCAAGCTGCTGGGCCTGGAGCAGATGCGCCAGCGCGCGCAACAGGCCTGGCGCAAGGAACTGGCCAGCCTGCAGCTGGCCGGCGCCAGCGCCGACGATCGCACGGTGGCCTACACCGCGCTGTATCACGCCTTGTTGCAGCCGCTCACCGGCAGCGATGCCGATGGCCGCTACCGCGGCTTCGACGATGCGATCCATCGCGCCGATGGTTGGACCTACTACGAGTATTTCTCGCTGTGGGACACCTATCGCTCGCAGAACCAGCTGCTCGCCTTGATGCAACCGGCGCGCGCGCGCGACATCGGCCGCTCGCTGCTGGCCATCCACGAGCAGGGCGGCTGGCTGCCGCGCTGGGGCTATGCCAACTTCGACACCAACATCATGACCGGCGATCCGGTCACGCCCTTCATGGTCGACCTGTGGCGCTTCGGCGCGCTGCAGGGCAACGAAGCCCAGGCCTACGCCGCGTTGCGCCAGAACGCCTTCGGCCAGCCGCCGATCAACTCGCGGCATTCGGGGCGCTCGGGCAACGCCAGTTATCTTGCCAATGGCTACGTGCAATACGACCGCGCCTTCCCTTCCAAGGGCATGGACGTGGACCCGCACCACGGCGGCTCGGCCACGCTGGAATACGCGCTGGCCGATTGCGCGCTGGCGCAGATGGCGCAGGCGCTCGGCCACCCCGACGACAGCGCGCTGCTACGCACACGCGGCGGCAACTGGCACAACGTCTGGGACGCCGGCGTGCGCGATGCCGACACCGGCTTCAGCGGCTTTCCGCGCCCGCGGCTGGAAGACGGCAGCTGGTACGCACCCTCGGACGATCACTACAGCCCACGCTCGCAGCACGGCTTCCACGAAGGCACCGCCTGGCAATACCAATGGCTGGTGCAGCAGGACATTCCCGGCATGCTGCAGGCCATGCACGGCAGCGAGCAGGCCGGCAAACGCCTGGACGCCTTCTTCGCCTACGAGGACCTGCTCAAGGATCCGCTCAACGGCGCGCGCACGCACTGGGTGGTCGGCCCGTACAGCTACTACAACCAGTACCGCTACAACCCCAACAACGAGCCGGACCTGCATGCGCCGTGGATGTACACGTTGATCGGCCAGCCATGGAAGACCGCCACCGTGGTGCGCGCTGCGCAGCAGTTGTTTACCAACGCACCCAACGGCGTCACCGGCAACGACGACCTCGGCACGATGTCGGCCTGGTACCTGTTCAGTGCGCTCGGCCTGTATCCGGCGGTGCCGGGCAGCGGGCAGTTCCTGCTGCACGCCCCGCGCTTCAAACGCGCCACGCTGGAGCTGGGCAACGGCAAGCGCCTGCGCATCGACGCCCCCGGCGCGGACGGCCGCGCGCTGCAATACGTGGACAGCGTGCGTTTCAACGGTAGACCGCAGCGGCAGGTGTTCCTGGACTGGGCCCAGCTGCAGCAGGGCGGCACGCTGTCGGTTGCGCTCACCAGGCAGGCACCCACGCAAGGCTGGGGCACCCAGGCGGATGCACGTCCAACCTCGTTCTGCGCCACACCTGCAGCAGCGCAGTGA